A single region of the Brassica rapa cultivar Chiifu-401-42 chromosome A03, CAAS_Brap_v3.01, whole genome shotgun sequence genome encodes:
- the LOC103856939 gene encoding gibberellic acid methyltransferase 2 isoform X1, protein MESPSLPVTAKDWTSTSLHRVLCMQGGEGDVSYVNNSDCQALAITLCKPILISSLQSIKLFTSPIIRIADLGCATGSNTFDTVDTVVETLRQLFTTVCGGGSLEFEAFFCDLPSNDFNMLFRLLSEKQKVDSSKYFAGGVAGSFYDRLFPRGTIHVAVSLSALHWLSQIPEKVLEKGSRTWNKGKTWIEGAKKEVVDAYTEQSDKDLDDFLKCRKEEMVEGGVLFVLMGGRPSGSSSQFGDQDTRAKHPFTTTMEQAWQDLIDEGPFLAFALINLGLIDEETRDGFNIPAYMRSPEEVAAGIDRIGGFKIEKMEYMKIVESSDEKHEEWKKDPVSYGRARTNLVQAAIRPMVDVYLGPDLCDELFKRYENRVSTTREFLHITCFFGVVAFSAIRIE, encoded by the exons ATGGAGTCACCAAGTCTTCCAGTAACGGCAAAAGACTGGACCTCCACCAGTCTCCACCGTGTACTATGTATGCAAGGCGGTGAAGGTGACGTCAGCTACGTCAACAATTCCGATTGCCAAGCTTTGGCTATAACCTTATGCAAACCAATCCTTATCTCATCTCTCCAATCCATCAAACTCTTCACCTCTCCGATCATCAGAATAGCTGACCTCGGCTGCGCCACCGGCTCCAACACTTTCGATACCGTGGATACGGTGGTTGAGACTTTACGTCAGCTATTCACTACGGTGTGCGGTGGTGGATCGCTGGAGTTTGAGgcttttttctgtgatttgccTAGTAATGACTTCAACATGTTGTTTAGATTGTTGTCTGAGAAACAGAAAGTTGATTCGTCCAAATATTTCGCCGGCGGCGTCGCTGGCTCGTTCTATGACCGGCTTTTCCCGAGAGGAACGATCCATGTCGCTGTGAGCTTAAGTGCTCTACATTGGCTCTCTCAG ATACCGGAGAAAGTACTGGAGAAAGGATCAAGAACATGGAACAAAGGGAAAACGTGGATCGAAGGGGCGAAGAAAGAAGTGGTTGATGCATACACAGAGCAATCAGACAAAGATTTGGATGATTTTTTGAAGTGTCGGAAAGAAGAAATGGTGGAGGGAGGAGTGTTGTTTGTATTAATGGGTGGTCGTCCTTCAGGTTCAAGTAGTCAATTTGGTGATCAGGATACTCGAGCCAAACATCCTTTCACAACTACCATGGAACAAGCTTGGCAAGATTTAATAGATGAG GGACCGTTTCTGGCTTTCGCATTAATTAACTTG GGTTTGATAGATGAAGAGACAAGAGACGGATTCAACATACCGGCGTACATGAGAAGTCCGGAGGAAGTGGCTGCCGGAATAGACCGTATCGGTGGTTTCAAGATAGAGAAAATGGAATACATGAAAATCGTTGAATCCTCCGACGAGAAACATGAGGAGTGGAAAAAAGATCCCGTTTCGTACGGACGAGCCAGGACCAACTTGGTCCAAGCTGCTATTCGTCCTATGGTCGACGTCTACCTTGGACCGGACCTATGCGATGAGCTCTTCAAAAGATATGAAAACCGGGTTTCTACAACCCGAGAATTTCTTCATATAACTTGTTTCTTTGGAGTCGTCGCTTTTTCTGCCATCCGAATTGAATGA
- the LOC103856939 gene encoding gibberellic acid methyltransferase 2 isoform X2, producing MESPSLPVTAKDWTSTSLHRVLCMQGGEGDVSYVNNSDCQALAITLCKPILISSLQSIKLFTSPIIRIADLGCATGSNTFDTVDTVVETLRQLFTTVCGGGSLEFEAFFCDLPSNDFNMLFRLLSEKQKVDSSKYFAGGVAGSFYDRLFPRGTIHVAVSLSALHWLSQIPEKVLEKGSRTWNKGKTWIEGAKKEVVDAYTEQSDKDLDDFLKCRKEEMVEGGVLFVLMGGRPSGSSSQFGDQDTRAKHPFTTTMEQAWQDLIDEGLIDEETRDGFNIPAYMRSPEEVAAGIDRIGGFKIEKMEYMKIVESSDEKHEEWKKDPVSYGRARTNLVQAAIRPMVDVYLGPDLCDELFKRYENRVSTTREFLHITCFFGVVAFSAIRIE from the exons ATGGAGTCACCAAGTCTTCCAGTAACGGCAAAAGACTGGACCTCCACCAGTCTCCACCGTGTACTATGTATGCAAGGCGGTGAAGGTGACGTCAGCTACGTCAACAATTCCGATTGCCAAGCTTTGGCTATAACCTTATGCAAACCAATCCTTATCTCATCTCTCCAATCCATCAAACTCTTCACCTCTCCGATCATCAGAATAGCTGACCTCGGCTGCGCCACCGGCTCCAACACTTTCGATACCGTGGATACGGTGGTTGAGACTTTACGTCAGCTATTCACTACGGTGTGCGGTGGTGGATCGCTGGAGTTTGAGgcttttttctgtgatttgccTAGTAATGACTTCAACATGTTGTTTAGATTGTTGTCTGAGAAACAGAAAGTTGATTCGTCCAAATATTTCGCCGGCGGCGTCGCTGGCTCGTTCTATGACCGGCTTTTCCCGAGAGGAACGATCCATGTCGCTGTGAGCTTAAGTGCTCTACATTGGCTCTCTCAG ATACCGGAGAAAGTACTGGAGAAAGGATCAAGAACATGGAACAAAGGGAAAACGTGGATCGAAGGGGCGAAGAAAGAAGTGGTTGATGCATACACAGAGCAATCAGACAAAGATTTGGATGATTTTTTGAAGTGTCGGAAAGAAGAAATGGTGGAGGGAGGAGTGTTGTTTGTATTAATGGGTGGTCGTCCTTCAGGTTCAAGTAGTCAATTTGGTGATCAGGATACTCGAGCCAAACATCCTTTCACAACTACCATGGAACAAGCTTGGCAAGATTTAATAGATGAG GGTTTGATAGATGAAGAGACAAGAGACGGATTCAACATACCGGCGTACATGAGAAGTCCGGAGGAAGTGGCTGCCGGAATAGACCGTATCGGTGGTTTCAAGATAGAGAAAATGGAATACATGAAAATCGTTGAATCCTCCGACGAGAAACATGAGGAGTGGAAAAAAGATCCCGTTTCGTACGGACGAGCCAGGACCAACTTGGTCCAAGCTGCTATTCGTCCTATGGTCGACGTCTACCTTGGACCGGACCTATGCGATGAGCTCTTCAAAAGATATGAAAACCGGGTTTCTACAACCCGAGAATTTCTTCATATAACTTGTTTCTTTGGAGTCGTCGCTTTTTCTGCCATCCGAATTGAATGA
- the LOC103856936 gene encoding probable FBD-associated F-box protein At1g32375 has translation MDKISQLPDELLLKILAMLPTMKDVVDTMLLSKRWQFLWMMVPRIKYNDTYKNPKYGSFSLFVDRSFFRHEAPVIEALHFKVGSICGSEDIQAWMRCADKRCVRDLTIQVDTFTDKDSVLLPWSLYSGGCRMLVTLNLSNAVLVDDFTSPISFPSLETLSLKSMKYPSGEFVKNLLSNCNVLEDLVVEQCQADNVNIFTVIVPSLKSLVMKTLDNRVGNDTQGFVIDAPFLENLDIFHSSGFCIFENVMTKIVDANVDVNSWKLWKKLGSIASFKRLFLCVPSSKDVYPAGSVFTSLVHFKICTCETEWVNLLMRVLRDSPNLRSLKLQQSHFLRSEKPRPCWNPSWNEPSSVPGCFLSSLETFEWVHYEGAQEEKEAVAFVFRSAKCLKKATINIYSKTNDIDKKLEVIKELFSTRLSPACQLDCLSYALKL, from the exons ATGGACAAGATAAGTCAGTTGCCTGATGAGCTTCTACTGAAAATATTGGCAATGCTTCCCACCATGAAAGATGTTGTGGACACTATGCTTTTGTCAAAACGATGGCAGTTTCTTTGGATGATGGTTCCAAGAATCAAATACAATGATACCTATAAGAACCCCAAGTATGGAAGCTTTTCTCTGTTTGTAGACAGATCTTTCTTTAGGCACGAAGCTCCAGTTATAGAAGCTTTGCATTTCAAAGTTGGTAGTATTTGTGGTAGTGAAGATATTCAAGCGTGGATGAGATGTGCTGATAAACGTTGTGTGCGTGATCTGACTATTCAGGTTGATACTTTTACTGATAAAGATTCAGTCTTACTTCCTTGGAGTTTGTATAGTGGGGGATGTAGAATGCTTGTGACCTTGAATCTAAGTAATGCAGTTCTCGTGGATGATTTTACTTCACCAATTTCTTTCCCATCCCTCGAAACGTTGAGTCTTAAATCCATGAAGTATCCAAGTGGAGAATTTGTCAAGAATCTTTTATCCAACTGTAATGTCCTTGAAGACTTGGTTGTGGAGCAATGTCAAGCTGACAATGTTAACATTTTCACTGTTATCGTCCCTTCTCTAAAGAGTTTAGTAATGAAGACACTAGATAACAGAGTTGGAAACGATACTCAAGGGTTTGTGATAGATGCTCCTTTTTTGGAAAACTTGGACATTTTTCATTCGAGTGGATTTTGTATCTTTGAGAATGTTATGACTAAGATTGTGGATGCAAATGTTGACGTTAATTCTTGGAAGTTATGGAAGAAGTTGGGTTCTATTGCTTCCTTCAAGCGTCTTTTTCTGTGCGTACCATCCTCAAAG GATGTTTATCCTGCCGGTAGTGTCTTCACCAGTCTTGTACATTTCAAGATATGCACATGTGAAACAGAATGGGTGAATCTACTTATGCGTGTTCTCAGGGATTCTCCTAATTTACGTTCTCTCAAGCTTCAACAG AGTCATTTCCTTCGATCTGAAAAGCCACGCCCATGCTGGAACCCTTCCTGGAATGAACCGAGTTCAGTTCCTGGATGTTTTTTATCAAGTCTTGAAACTTTTGAATGGGTACATTATGAAGGAGcacaagaagagaaagaagcagTAGCATTTGTTTTTAGAAGCGCAAAGTGTTTAAAGAAAGCAACTATTAATATCTACAGTAAAACAAATGACATTGACAAGAAACTTGAGGTGATTAAGGAGTTGTTCTCAACAAGGCTTTCACCAGCCTGTCAGCTTGACTGCTTGAGTTACGCACTAAAGTTATGA
- the LOC103856938 gene encoding pentatricopeptide repeat-containing protein At5g56310, which produces MWRRITAQSFIPCQLHIRRSSTLSDINRFLSSLKIQGTNLKTLKQAHCSMIITGLHKDNLIVAKLIEACSVAGHLRYAYSVFTHQPFPNTYLHNTMIRALSLVDEPNAHSVAVLVYRKFWSLCPKPDTFTFPFALKIAVRLSDVWFGRQVHSQTVVSGFDSSVHVVTSLIQMYCSCEVLGDARKVFDEMPVRDVTVWNALLAGYGKVGEVDEARRLLEMMPCWVRNVVSWTCVISAYAKKGRASEAIEVFQRMVMEDVEPDEVTLLAALSACADLGSLELGERICSYVDHRGMKRGVSLNNALIDMYAKSGNITKALEVFERVDERNVVTWTTIITGLATHGLGGEALTMFNRMVKAGVQPNSVTFIAVLSACSHVGLVDLGKRLFTSMRSEYRIEPNIEHFGCLIDLLGRAGRLREAEEVSKTMPFEANAAIWGSLLAASNVHHDVELGERALNQLIKLEPNNSGNYMLLANLYADLGKWEESRMMRKMMKGIGVKKMAGESSIVVENRVYRFISGDFSHPHAVKIHELLQEIDLQIQSNEI; this is translated from the coding sequence ATGTGGCGACGAATCACTGCACAGAGCTTTATCCCATGTCAGCTACATATTCGCCGAAGTTCCACTCTCTCGGACATAAACCGGTTCCTTTCCTCTCTAAAAATACAAGGAACCAACCTCAAAACATTAAAGCAAGCTCATTGTTCCATGATCATAACTGGTTTGCACAAAGACAACCTCATCGTTGCCAAACTCATCGAGGCGTGTTCCGTCGCTGGACATCTCCGATACGCTTACTCTGTATTCACCCACCAGCCATTTCCCAACACTTATCTCCACAACACCATGATCAGAGCTTTGTCTCTCGTCGACGAACCCAACGCGCACTCAGTGGCGGTTCTGGTTTACAGAAAGTTCTGGTCTTTGTGTCCGAAGCCCGACACGTTTACGTTCCCTTTTGCGTTGAAAATTGCTGTTCGGTTATCTGATGTTTGGTTCGGGAGACAGGTTCATTCCCAGACAGTGGTTTCTGGGTTTGATTCAAGTGTCCATGTTGTTACAAGTTTGATTCAAATGTACTGTTCATGTGAAGTTCTGGGAGATGCGCgtaaggtgttcgatgaaatgcctgtGAGGGACGTGACTGTTTGGAACGCGTTATTAGCCGGGTATGGAAAAGTGGGTGAGGTGGATGAAGCGAGGAGGTTGCTGGAGATGATGCCTTGTTGGGTAAGGAATGTTGTTTCTTGGACTTGTGTGATCTCGGCTTACGCCAAGAAGGGACGAGCTAGTGAAGCTATTGAAGTGTTTCAGAGAATGGTGATGGAGGATGTTGAGCCTGATGAAGTTACGCTTTTGGCAGCGCTCTCAGCTTGTGCTGATCTTGGCTCGCTTGAATTGGGAGAAAGAATATGTAGCTACGTTGATCACCGAGGGATGAAGAGAGGTGTTTCGTTGAACAACGCACTCATTGATATGTATGCGAAGTCAGGGAATATAACAAAGGCGTTGGAGGTGTTTGAGAGGGTTGACGAGAGAAACGTGGTTACTTGGACGACTATAATCACAGGACTAGCTACGCACGGGCTTGGAGGTGAAGCCTTAACGATGTTTAACCGTATGGTTAAAGCAGGCGTGCAACCAAACAGTGTTACTTTCATTGCAGTCCTTTCAGCTTGCAGCCATGTTGGTTTGGTTGATCTTGGAAAACGTTTGTTTACCTCAATGAGATCTGAGTACAGGATTGAACCGAACATTGAGCATTTTGGATGTCTGATAGATTTGCTAGGACGAGCAGGTAGACTCAGAGAAGCAGAAGAAGTTTCTAAAACCATGCCATTTGAGGCTAATGCTGCAATATGGGGATCTCTTCTTGCTGCTTCAAATGTTCATCATGATGTTGAGCTTGGAGAAAGAGCTTTGAATCAGCTGATTAAGTTGGAACCGAATAACAGCGGTAACTATATGCTTTTAGCCAATTTGTACGCTGATTTAGGAAAGTGGGAGGAGTCTAGGAtgatgaggaagatgatgaaagGGATTGGTGTGAAGAAGATGGCTGGTGAAAGCTCTATTGTAGTTGAAAACAGAGTATATAGATTTATCTCTGGTGATTTTTCACATCCTCATGCTGTAAAGATTCATGAACTTCTACAAGAGATTGATTTGCAAATACAGAGCAATGAAAtttga